One Rhinolophus sinicus isolate RSC01 linkage group LG06, ASM3656204v1, whole genome shotgun sequence DNA window includes the following coding sequences:
- the CYP4B1 gene encoding cytochrome P450 4B1 has protein sequence MGPVLFSLSLSRLGLWASGLILALGFLKLMCLLVRRQSLARAMDSFTGPPTHWLFGHALEMQKTGSLDKMVSWAHQFPYAHQLWIGPFQGFLNIYEPDYVKAVYSRGDPKASDVYDFFLPWIGNGLLVLHGPKWFQHRKLLTPAFHYDVLKPYVALFASSTRAMLDKWEEKAREDKSFDIVCDVGHMALDSLMKCTFGKQDGGLGHRESSYYQAVYSLTLMMQQRLEQFLYHNDFIYWLTPHGRRFLRDCQVAHDHTDQVIKERKAALQDEKEQEKIQNRRHLDFLDILLGARDENEIKLSDAELRAEVDTFMFEGHDTTTSAISWFLYCMALYPEHQDRCREEVREILGDRDSFQWDDLSKMTYLTMCIKESFRLYPPVPQVYRQLSKPVNFVDGRSLPAGSLISLHIYALHRNSSVWPQPEVFDPLRFSSENVTGRHPFAFMPFSAGPRNCIGQQFAMNEVKVVTGLCLLRFEFVPDPSRPPIKNLQLVLKSKNGIHLHLKPLGPGSGK, from the exons ATGGGGCCCGTCCTGTTCTCCCTGAGCCTGTCCCGTCTGGGCCTGTGGGCTTCTGGACTGATCTTGGCCTTAGGCTTCCTCAAGCTTATGTGTCTGCTGGTGCGGAGGCAGTCACTGGCCAGGGCTATGGACAGCTTCACAGGACCACCCACCCACTGGCTCTTCGGGCATGCTCTCGAG ATGCAGAAGACAGGGAGCCTGGACAAGATGGTATCCTGGGCCCACCAGTTTCCTTATGCCCACCAACTGTGGATCGGACCATTTCAGGGCTTCCTGAACATCTACGAGCCAGACTATGTCAAAGCTGTGTACAGCCGAGGGG ACCCCAAGGCCTCGGATGTGTATGACTTCTTCCTCCCGTGGATTG ggaaTGGCCTGTTGGTCCTTCACGGACCCAAGTGGTTCCAGCACCGCAAGCTGCTCACACCTGCCTTCCATTATGATGTGCTGAAGCCCTATGTGGCCCTGTTTGCCAGCTCCACACGTGCAATGCTG gaCAAGTGGGAGGAAAAGGCTCGTGAGGATAAGAGCTTTGACATCGTCTGCGATGTGGGCCACATGGCGCTGGACTCACTCATGAAGTGCACGTTTGGCAAACAAGACGGTGGCCTGGGCCACAG GGAAAGTAGCTACTATCAGGCAGTTTACAGTCTCACTCTGATGATGCAGCAGCGCCTCGAGCAGTTCCTGTACCATAACGACTTCATCTACTGGCTCACCCCGCATGGCCGCCGTTTCCTGCGAGACTGCCAGGTGGCTCATGACCACACAG ACCAGGTCATCAAGGAACGGAAAGCAGCTCTGCAGGAtgagaaagagcaggagaaaatcCAGAACCGAAGGCACCTGGACTTCCTGGACATTCTCCTGGGGGCTCGG GATGAAAATGAGATCAAACTGTCAGATGCAGAGCTCCGGGCTGAGGTGGATACGTTCATGTTCGAAGGCCATGACACTACCACGAGTGCCATCTCCTGGTTTCTGTACTGCATGGCTCTGTACCCAGAGCACCAGGATCGCTGTCGGGAGGAGGTCCGTGAAATCCTCGGGGACCGGGACTCCTTCCAGTG GGATGATCTCAGCAAGATGACCTACTTGACCATGTGTATCAAGGAGAGCTTCCGCCTCTACCCACCTGTGCCCCAGGTGTACCGCCAGCTCAGCAAGCCTGTGAACTTTGTGGATGGCCGCTCTCTACCTGCAG GCAGCCTGATCTCTCTGCACATCTATGCCCTGCATAGGAACAGCTCAGTGTGGCCCCAGCCTGAG GTCTTTGACCCCCTACGCTTTTCCTCTGAGAATGTGACCGGACGCCACCCGTTTGCATTCATGCCCTTCTCTGCTGGGCCCAG GAACTGCATCGGGCAGCAGTTTGCCATGAACGAGGTGAAGGTGGTCACGGGCCTCTGCTTGCTCCGCTTTGAGTTTGTGCCGGATCCCTCACGGCCTCCCATCAAGAATCTCCAGCTAGTCCTCAAGTCCAAGAATGGCATCCACCTCCACCTGAAGCCACTGGGCCCCGGCTCCGGCAAGTAG